The Dama dama isolate Ldn47 chromosome 3, ASM3311817v1, whole genome shotgun sequence genome has a segment encoding these proteins:
- the BTG1 gene encoding protein BTG1: protein MHPFYSRAATMIGEIAAAVSFISKFLRTKGLTSERQLQTFSQSLQELLAEHYKHHWFPEKPCKGSGYRCIRINHKMDPLIGQAAQRIGLSSQELFRLLPSELTLWVDPYEVSYRIGEDGSICVLYEASPAGGSTQNSTNVQMVDSRISCKEELLLGRTSPSKNYNMMTVSG, encoded by the exons aTGCATCCCTTCTACAGTCGGGCCGCCACCATGATAGGCGAGATCGCCGCCGCCGTGTCCTTCATCTCTAAGTTCCTCCGCACCAAGGGGCTCACGAGCGAGCGACAACTGCAGACCTTCAGCCAGAGCCTGCAGGAGCTGCTGGCAG AACATTATAAACATCACTGGTTCCCAGAGAAGCCCTGCAAGGGATCAGGTTACCGTTGTATTCGCATCAACCATAAAATGGATCCTCTGATTGGACAGGCAGCGCAGCGGATTGGACTGAGCAGTCAGGAGCTGTTCAGGCTTCTCCCAAGTGAACTCACGCTCTGGGTTGACCCGTACGAAGTGTCCTACAGAATTGGCGAGGATGGCTCCATCTGTGTGCTGTACGAAGCCTCACCAGCAGGAGGTAGCACCCAAAACAGCACCAACGTGCAAATGGTAGACAGCAGAATCAGCTGTAAGGAGGAACTTCTCTTGGGCAGAACAAGCCCTTCCAAAAACTACAATATGATGACTGTATCAGGTTAA